In Kaistella sp. 97-N-M2, the sequence AGGGTTTTAAACAGGTTGGTTTTACCATTGGGTGTTATTTCAGAATTAAAAGTATTTTCTACTTTGGACGAAACATTAATTCCAAAATTAAGTCCGCCTGAGAAAGAAAATTTCGGCGCTACATAATATTTTGCCGAGACCGGTAGCTGAAGCTGTGAAGTAGTGAATGTAGTGGCGTTAGTGCCCACCACAATTACTTCGTTCCCGACAACATCGGTAATTTCTTCCGCCATGCTTCTTCCGCCCAATTCGGTGTAAAGCAGTTCGGCCTGAAGCGAAAATTTATCCGACAAATGATGTTCTGCTAAAGCGCCGGCGTAAAAAAATGATTTCGACTTGAATTGGTAGTCATCAAAACCGGAAATGTCCCATTTCATCTTAGAAAGGTTATAACCTGCTTTAATGCCAAATTCAGTCTGTGCATTTAAATTCAAAAAAAGTAAAACCGGAAGGAGTAAAAGTATTTTTTTCATTAATCTAAACTACTAAAACTTTCTACAGGTTTTGCCCTTCACCGTGAAGTTTTTTCCAAATTGCATCTTTCAGTTCTACTAAACCTTCCTGCGTAACGCCGGAAAAGAAAATCGGCTGGCGGTTTTCGGGGAATTCTTTCGCAATTTCCTCGCGCAATTCTGCATCCAGCAAATCAGCCTTTGATATTGAAATTAAAAAGTCTTTATCCATCAATTCCGGATTGTATTCTTTCAATTCATTTTCCAGGATCTTGAATTCCTCAAAATGGCTTTCAGAATCTGCCGGAATTAAAAACAAAAGGATCGAATTTCTTTCAATATGTCGTAAAAAACGATGTCCCAAACCTTTTCCTTCCGCCGCACCTTCGATGATTCCGGGGATATCTGCCATTACAAAAGATTTGTAGTTTCTGTAATCTACAATTCCCAGATTCGGTGTTAAAGTGGTAAAAGCGTAGTTCGCAATCTTGGGCTTTGCGGCAGAAACTGCGGCTAAAAGCGTCGATTTTCCGGCATTCGGAAATCCAACCAAACCAACATCTGCCAAAAGTTTCAGTTCGAAAATAACGAAACCTTCTTCGCCGTCCATTCCCGGTTGCGCGTAACGCGGGGTTTGGTTGGTCGGAGATTTGAAATGTTCGTTTCCTTTTCCGCCTTTTCCGCCTTCTTTTAAGATGATTTCCTGGCCATGTTCCAAAATTTCGGCAATAATTTCGCCTTCTTCATTTTTCGCGATGGTTCCCAACGGTACATCAATGTAAACATCTTCGCCATAGGCACCGGTCAACTGATTTTTCATTCCGTTTTGACCTCTTTCGGCTTTAATGTGACGGGTAAACCGCAAAGGTAAAAGCGTCCATTCGTGAGCGTTTCCCCTCATGATAACGTGACCGCCACGACCGCCATCGCCACCATCCGGACCACCTTTGGGAATGTATTTTTCACGGCGAAGATGGGCAGAACCTGCGCCACCATGACCGGATTTACAATGAATTTTTACGTAATCTACGAAATTGGACATAATATAATGTTCAAGGTTTAATGTTTTGTATTCAAAGTTCTAACCTTAATTTTTGAACTTTAAATTTAAAAAAAGAAAAAATTATTTAATTTTTTCTACTTCTGCAAATAGTTTTTCAGAAATTTCTTCAATCGCGCCGACCCCGTTTACTTCCACATAAATTCCGTGCTGTTTGTACAACTCTGCAACTTCGGCGGTTTTCGCGTAATATTCTTTAATTCGGTTTCTTATAATTTCTTCGTTGGAATCGTCGGTTCTTCCGCTTGTTTCGCCTCTTTTTAAAAGCCGCCCGACCAAAATTTCGTCCTCCACAACCAGGGAAAGGCAGAGTGAAATTTTACTGTTT encodes:
- the obgE gene encoding GTPase ObgE, with amino-acid sequence MSNFVDYVKIHCKSGHGGAGSAHLRREKYIPKGGPDGGDGGRGGHVIMRGNAHEWTLLPLRFTRHIKAERGQNGMKNQLTGAYGEDVYIDVPLGTIAKNEEGEIIAEILEHGQEIILKEGGKGGKGNEHFKSPTNQTPRYAQPGMDGEEGFVIFELKLLADVGLVGFPNAGKSTLLAAVSAAKPKIANYAFTTLTPNLGIVDYRNYKSFVMADIPGIIEGAAEGKGLGHRFLRHIERNSILLFLIPADSESHFEEFKILENELKEYNPELMDKDFLISISKADLLDAELREEIAKEFPENRQPIFFSGVTQEGLVELKDAIWKKLHGEGQNL
- a CDS encoding porin family protein encodes the protein MKKILLLLPVLLFLNLNAQTEFGIKAGYNLSKMKWDISGFDDYQFKSKSFFYAGALAEHHLSDKFSLQAELLYTELGGRSMAEEITDVVGNEVIVVGTNATTFTTSQLQLPVSAKYYVAPKFSFSGGLNFGINVSSKVENTFNSEITPNGKTNLFKTLNIFPFLGTEYQFDDHFFVDARYHFNFFNAAIDNAPPTKIGFVQAGLGYRFK